From one Gracilibacillus salinarum genomic stretch:
- the ftsL gene encoding cell division protein FtsL translates to MSSQHARVFHSQEQVQHPVHQPNVVRKKVKVQKRWVTRGEKFMYILFAAITLSFSTYIVTYSSSLDQLNRNIDTLNTQIEEQSVHNANLTYKVKELSQPQRIIANAKEHGLKVGNTQVKQASEVTD, encoded by the coding sequence ATGAGTAGTCAACACGCAAGAGTCTTTCATTCGCAAGAACAAGTACAACATCCGGTTCATCAACCGAATGTTGTAAGAAAAAAGGTAAAAGTACAAAAGCGTTGGGTAACACGTGGAGAAAAGTTTATGTATATTCTGTTTGCAGCCATCACTCTTAGCTTCTCTACTTACATTGTTACTTATAGTTCTTCTCTTGATCAATTAAATCGAAATATTGATACGCTCAATACACAGATCGAAGAGCAAAGCGTACATAATGCCAATTTAACCTATAAAGTGAAAGAGTTAAGTCAACCACAACGCATCATCGCAAATGCAAAAGAACATGGTTTGAAAGTAGGAAACACACAAGTAAAACAAGCTAGTGAAGTGACAGATTAG
- a CDS encoding penicillin-binding protein — protein sequence MKSKTTKLMPTVWMIIFSLLFLIIAGRFLYIEIAGEVSGVSIQELADEKRTNQYSIPATRGTIYDRNGMALAQEHVVYRLYAIVDESYTTNPATPKHVKDIDKTAEKLASILDMDKQDIKDRLNSGVENDKFQVEFGQQSRELNQEQKEEIEALKLPGLNFIEEPIRYYPNGVFASHTIGLTDKKEDQIVGINGIEGLMNDRLTGKAGSISYQRDNFNMKLLNPKEVINQPENGDDVYLTLDQKVQTLLEDAMSQVEEEYEPSRMTAVVMNAKTGEVMAMSNRPTYNPNDLGEVGNWYNDVIATPIEPGSTMKVFTLASAIEEGVWNPKEKYKSGTYKAEGSDKVIGDHNGDRGWGEITYLEGIQRSSNVAAAKLAFEKIGPGKFLEDLQAFDFDKKTGIDLPGEAIGRLVYDYPSEQVSVSYGQGSTFTPIQLMKAATAIANDGKMLKPYIIDRTVDHDTKEVISQNEPEVVGQPISADTAQQTLDVLETVITSEKGTGHNIYNLSDYTVAGKTGTANFVDSETGKYKTGRDGYIFSFLGMAPADDPELIMYVSVKEPKLKDTESGSAPVSFVFKNVMENSLKYLNIAPDKKASEPVKVVEIPEWEGSSTENYVSKLKELGIDPIVIGDGDKVAKVNLEPGTKLTSRQTVFVATDNLTMPDMTDWAFREVLAFRDFLNLDVEWVGDGYVTKQSIEKGAALNEGDYVMVELEQPQGSSQPEETNEEE from the coding sequence ATGAAAAGTAAAACAACAAAACTCATGCCAACCGTATGGATGATCATTTTTTCGTTGCTGTTTCTCATTATTGCAGGTAGATTCTTATATATCGAAATTGCTGGTGAAGTAAGTGGCGTGTCGATACAGGAACTTGCTGATGAAAAAAGGACCAATCAATACAGTATTCCGGCGACACGTGGTACAATCTATGACCGAAATGGCATGGCACTGGCACAGGAACATGTTGTTTACCGGTTATATGCAATTGTCGATGAAAGCTATACTACAAATCCAGCAACTCCTAAACATGTCAAGGATATTGATAAAACTGCCGAAAAGCTTGCATCAATCTTAGACATGGATAAGCAGGATATTAAAGATCGATTAAACAGCGGTGTAGAAAATGACAAGTTTCAAGTGGAATTTGGTCAGCAATCAAGAGAACTTAATCAAGAGCAAAAAGAAGAAATTGAAGCATTAAAGCTCCCGGGGCTTAATTTTATTGAGGAGCCGATCCGCTATTATCCAAATGGTGTATTTGCTTCACACACGATTGGATTGACGGATAAGAAGGAAGACCAGATTGTAGGGATAAATGGTATCGAAGGGTTAATGAATGATCGTTTAACAGGAAAAGCAGGATCGATTTCCTATCAACGAGATAATTTCAATATGAAACTATTAAACCCAAAAGAAGTCATTAATCAGCCTGAAAATGGTGATGATGTCTATTTAACACTTGATCAGAAAGTACAAACGTTGCTCGAGGACGCTATGTCCCAAGTAGAGGAAGAATATGAACCATCACGCATGACAGCCGTTGTGATGAATGCAAAAACCGGTGAAGTGATGGCAATGAGTAACAGACCAACATATAACCCGAATGATCTAGGTGAAGTGGGTAACTGGTATAATGATGTGATTGCCACACCTATTGAACCAGGGTCTACGATGAAAGTTTTCACACTAGCATCGGCTATTGAAGAAGGGGTATGGAATCCAAAAGAAAAGTATAAATCCGGTACCTATAAAGCAGAAGGTTCTGATAAAGTAATTGGTGATCACAATGGTGACCGAGGTTGGGGCGAGATTACTTATTTAGAAGGAATCCAACGGTCATCTAATGTTGCGGCAGCGAAACTAGCTTTTGAGAAAATCGGACCGGGAAAATTCCTGGAGGATCTGCAGGCCTTTGATTTTGATAAGAAAACGGGTATTGACTTACCAGGAGAGGCAATTGGTCGTTTAGTTTATGATTATCCGAGTGAACAAGTATCAGTATCATATGGTCAAGGTTCTACGTTTACACCAATCCAACTAATGAAGGCAGCTACAGCTATTGCCAATGATGGTAAAATGCTCAAGCCATATATCATTGATAGGACCGTTGACCATGATACCAAAGAAGTAATTTCTCAGAATGAACCGGAAGTGGTAGGGCAGCCTATCTCAGCAGATACAGCCCAACAGACTTTGGACGTATTGGAAACAGTCATTACTTCTGAGAAAGGGACTGGACACAATATTTATAATCTAAGTGATTATACAGTTGCTGGTAAAACAGGGACTGCTAACTTCGTAGATTCAGAGACTGGTAAATATAAAACAGGAAGAGATGGCTATATCTTTTCATTCTTAGGAATGGCTCCCGCAGATGATCCAGAACTGATCATGTATGTTTCGGTCAAAGAACCGAAGCTGAAAGATACAGAGTCAGGTTCAGCACCTGTTTCCTTCGTTTTTAAAAACGTGATGGAAAACAGTTTAAAATACTTAAACATTGCCCCGGATAAAAAGGCATCTGAACCAGTTAAAGTAGTAGAAATCCCTGAGTGGGAAGGAAGCAGTACAGAAAACTATGTGTCTAAACTGAAAGAGTTAGGAATCGATCCAATAGTCATTGGAGATGGCGACAAGGTAGCAAAAGTCAACCTGGAACCAGGAACGAAACTAACTTCGAGACAGACCGTTTTTGTTGCTACGGATAACTTAACTATGCCAGATATGACAGATTGGGCATTCAGAGAAGTATTAGCGTTTAGAGACTTTCTGAATTTAGATGTGGAGTGGGTTGGCGACGGCTATGTCACCAAGCAAAGTATTGAAAAAGGTGCTGCCTTAAATGAAGGGGATTATGTGATGGTGGAACTTGAACAGCCACAAGGATCCAGCCAACCGGAAGAGACAAACGAAGAAGAGTAA